The following DNA comes from Cyanobacteriota bacterium.
AGTATTGAAATACAGCCTTGCCGTCAGGTGTATTAAATCCTGCTTTGCCTTGGGCATCCACTAAGGGTACACCCATTTGAATGAAGGACTGAAGTACTTCATTGGAGTCCTCCGGCACAAAGGTGACAAAAAACGCATACTTGCCAGTTTTGTCATGAATTTGTCGGGCAACCTCCGCTAACTCTGTGTAGGTGGCTGGTGGCTTGGTAACGCCAGCCTGCCGAAACAAATCCTGGTTATAGATAGAAACACGGGTGGTGAGATACCAGGGAATACCAAAACTTTTGCCATCTAACGTGTTAGCTTTCCAAATGTTGGGCAGATATTGACGACGAACTGCTTCAGGGATTTTGTCATCGAGCAGTAACCAGGCATCACGAGCCGCCAGTTGCGAGGCAAAGTCTGGATTCAGGTTAACAACATCGGGCGCTGTTTTGGCAGATACAGCCGTTAGAATTTTGCTCTCCATGGCCGCCCATGGTACATCCACCCAGCGAATTTTAACTGTGGGGTTTTCTCGTTCAAAGTTGGCGATGAGTGTGTTGAAGTAGTCTGTGAATTGTGGCTGAAGCTGCATTGTCCAAAATTCGACTTCGGCTTTGCCTCCGGTAGACGTTTCGCTAGTAGTGGATGGACTGCTACAACTGATTAACCAACTGAGGAGCAACCCCAAGAGGGCAAAGATGCCAAACCGCTGCCAAACCTTCATAGACTTAAACACTGCTAAATCGCTTGCACTAGTGTAATGGTTTCTGGCACTAATCTACAGGATCTGGGTAACTGCCCTACCGAGCGATCGCCCTAGCCCTAGAATCTAGTGCTGAACTCAATCACCGCCCTAGAATCTCCAGCGAAGTCCGTTGATCCCCGCAGGAGAAACTGATCATCGAGACGATAGCGCAGATTGTACTGCGTGGGCTGGTTGGAGCCTAAAACTTGGAGTAGAGAAACCGATAGATTATCAGTAATGTCAGTACCGATCTCGGCGGCTAACCCTAGGCTAGAGGTTCCCGATCGGCGAGCATCTTCTCGTCGGTTAGAAGTCCCTACCAACGTGGGGAACAGGCGGAAGTCTGTCAGTCCGATCGCGTTGCCAATCAATCCCTGAAGTTGGGTCAACAATACAGTTCCAGCCAAAATTTCTAGGGAACGGCTGTCACCCTGCTCTAGGTTAGACGTGCCGCCTAGAAGGGCAATCAGTTCTTCCCGGGTGCGGGGAGGGCTGCTAGTCAAGGTTAGCTTATCTTGCAGTTGGCTAGCGGGGCCGTCAACCTCTGCCCGAATGCGCACCGTTTGCAAAGCACCTAGGGCACCAGCAGGCAGTTCTGCCTGTTCAGAACTGGTAAAGCCAGTTACCGAAGGAATGGCGATCGGACGGCGAAACACTTCCTGTACCGACGTAATCAGTCGGATTTTCAGAATTGGATCCAATCCTTGACGTGGTGTGAAGGTAGCTGTATTTTCAAACCCGCGTGCCAGGTTAAGCTGAGCCAAACCAATATTTACCTGACCAGCCTCTAGGCGAATCGTGCCCGTAGGTCGAAGGTCTGCGAAGGTGCCACTGATGAACAGATCCCCCTTAGCCACAAAACTCAGCAGCGGTGGGCTAGAAATCACAACCCGGTTGCCCAGCGTGATGCGCAGATTGTCAAACTCTGGAGGCTGCACGAGAGCATTCTCGCTGTCAGCAACCCCAGCCGTCACATTATCCGGAATTCCGTTCTGAGGAGGTGGGGCATCTTCACCAGCCAAGAAGACAATACCATCAGTAAGGGTAACATTGCCGCTGAGAATAGGGTTCAGAACGCCTCCCGTAACTTGCACAGTGCCATTAGCTTGTCCTCGATACTTACCCTTAATGTTCAAGCTGATGTCAGTCATGTTGAACGTAAGGGGAGGTTGATTGACAGAGGGTGATTGCACGGCAGGTAGACCATTATCCTGATTCCCATTAGCAGGTAATTGGCCAGGCAACTCACTAATCGGTAGAGAACCATTGATGACGATCGTACCTTTGTTGTAGCGCCCTTCAATTCTCTCGACAAACAGCCGATCGCCAGTAAATAAGGCTTTTCCAGTAACATTCGTAATCGTGTCAGGCAAACCCTGCGCCCTAAAGCTGGCATCTTGCAGTGCCAAGGTTCCCCTAATCACCAACGGTGAGGGGTTATCAGCGGCTGCTTGCTCCAAATCTCCGTTGACTTCCAAACTCACATTGCCCCTACCATCTACCCAAGTAAACTGCTTGCTGAAAATATTCAACAGTGCTAACCCCTCATTGTTCAGATCTGCCTTGAGGGCAATACGGTTGGCATCTGCAGTAGGCGGCGACAAGTCAAAGGGCAGGATGGCGGGTAGACTGCCTTCAACCACTAGGGGTTCTGGGCCTTGAATGGTGAGCACCGAGCGGAAATTGACTCGACGGGATCCATAGTTAAAGTTAGCAATTGCTTTCTCAATCTCCTCATCGTTCAATAACCCATCTACAAGGCCGAGTTGCCCACTGAACCGAGGTTCTAATAATTTGCCACTCAAGGCGACTGTGCCATTGAGCTTGCCAGATACCGGTAACGGCAGCTCAAAATAGTTGATGACATTATCCAGGGGCAGATTTTGAAAGCGGACTTGTCCTGACAAAGTTTTGAGACTGAGGGGGCCAGCGTAGGTAAGAAAAGCAGTACCATCTGTGGAGCTAAATCGCAGTGGTTGCAGGGTGAGAATGTCATCCTTAAAGTCACCCTTGATGGTGACCTGATCAGCCTGGTAGGGCGTTAGCCGCCAGTTAGCCCCTTGTAAGTCAAATGTAGCTGTCAGTCCTGCATTAGGGTTACTAGCAACATTGACCGTGCCAGAAATAGTGCCTTGAACTTGACGTAGGTCTGGAATTAGGCTAAGGCGTTGTGCTTGGATTTGTTGAGACAGCAACTTATCGATTTCTGATAGGCGCTGGAGTTGAGCATTGAGGCGGGTGTTGGGATCATCGCTGCCAACGGGATAGATGAGTAAATCGGTGGCTCGATCAAAGGCAGGAGGTTGCAGTCCCCTAGCAATATCCGTGAGGTCGAACCACTTGAGGGCCGTGAACAGGTCATTAAGGGTGCCATTGGCAATGGTAATAGTACTGTTAAACTGAGGAATAGCACCTACCTTGGCGCTAGCGGTAACCGCATAGCGACCCTGCCCAATTTGGAATTCACTATCCGTTAGGGTGACGACACCATTCAGGTAACTAATATTGCCACTGAAGCTATCAGCAGTTAAATGACCAAGGGCTGGCTTTTTGATGGTAACTCGCCCAAAGCCTGTGCCTTGTCTCAGGTTGACGTTAAGGTTGCCACTTACAACCCCAGCCACTGCACCATAACCGGGTACTGGTCGCCATTGCAGGTCAGTAACAGGTACCTCTGTCAGATTTAATCGCAGACGATCGCCTTGACGACTACCCTCCGCAATGGATTGATCGCGCTTAACGTAGAACGCCGTTGGCACATTATCAGCTCCCAAGGCCACGGTGACGCGATCGCGCCGTCCGGCGATAGACAGATTACCACCTTTACCAATTGTGTAATCTATCGTCCCCGCCAAGGATGGTTCAAAGGGGGATCCCAAGGCTTGCAGATTCTCGACTCGCAGATTGCCTCGCGCTCGCAGAGCCGCGATCGCACCCGTGATGCCACCATTGAAGACAGCGCTGTCCCAGGCCACCACAGGCTTGCCAGTCGGTTGGTTAAGAGCTACTTGATTTAGGGTCAGGGTGCCGCTGAGGTTCAAGTCATCCAGGTTACCTGTTAATCGTCCAGCATAGGTAAAACGGCCCTGGGGAGTGAGCTTGCCCTGGGGACTGTTAATGGGGGGAATGGGTAGTGCTGCAAGGTTATAGTCACGCAGGCTTAGTTGGAGGTCAAGGGCTGTAATCCGCGAGGGAAAGCCACCTTGAGCGTTAGTAGCGATCGTACCACTGAGGGAAGAATCATCCACCGTAGCATTACGAACATAGAGGGTGCGTCCATCCCAACGAAGGGCTGCTGCCAGTTGGTTAACGCGCAACGGAGACAGTCCAGTACGACTAAGCGCCAACTGATTGACGGTGACGGTGCTGTCAATGGTCAGAGCAGCAAGGGTGCCGGTAATGCGACCATCTAGGGATGCCCGACCACCGAGGGCTGTAATCCCTGCCTGTCGGAGGGTGCTGGCCGGAATCGGCAGCGATCGCAGGTCATAATCTCGTGCTGATACCTGTAGGTTCAGGCTTGTAACTTGGGGAATACCACCCTGGACGCTTGTATTGATCGTCCCTTTAGCCATTAATCCATCGGCATTGACATTCCGCAGCAGTAAGCGCTGACCATTCCAGCTAAAATTAGCGATCGCCTGGTTCACGCGAATGGGGGATCCTTGCGGCTGGTTAATCCCTAGCCGATTCACCGTCAGCACTCCAGTGACATTGGGATTAGTGAGGTTGCCGCTGACTTGGCCTGTAAAGCTGGCTAGTCCTGATGCTAGCGATCGTCCAGCGGTTCCTGGCAGTGTGGCCAGATCAAGGTCACGTACCCGCAGTGCTAGGTTCAATCCAGTAACCGCAAGTGTATTGTCACGACGGCTGGTGGTAATAGATCCACTAGCTGAGAGGCGATCGCTGCTCACTCGCCTTAGGAACAACTGTTGTCCATCCCAAGTAAAGGATGCTGTCAAAGGTTCAGCAAAACCAGCCGTGATCGGTTGCTTCACCGTAGCCAGTCCTTGAGACAGCACCAAGTCACCATCAGCACGAATAGCATCCGCTCGCAGTGCAGCCAATCGCCCAGATAGAGCTATGCGACCACTGACAGCTCCTTGTAAATTCGGCGTAATGCGACCTAGCTGCAACGTATCGGTAGTGACATTGGCCTGCCACGCACCATTGCGAATCTCTCCTTGGGCCTGCAAGGTACCGCCGTCTACCGCTAACCGAGTATCTTGGAAGAGGATTCTGTCACCGGCAAGGACTATCCGCCCAGAGCCGGGATAGGTAGCCATGGGTGCCCGCCAGCGAATGTCACCCCGCAGGTTCTTGAAACTACCGGAGACTTGACCGTCTGCTCGCAATTTACCCAGGGTGAAGTCTGGGGAGACCGCGGCTGCATAGAGCTTGAGTAACTGATCACCGTCCACATCCACCAGGGTTGCTTTGGCCTGCACCGTTCCCTCTGGACTGAGGGAAATACGTCCATCGCCCGTCAACGTTCCACCAGTGCTCAAAGCAGCTTGTAAGGATGAAATAGACAACACGCCATCAGCGACGCGAAAGGCTGTGCGGATATTGGAGAAAGTGAGGCGATCGACCTTTAGCGGAGT
Coding sequences within:
- a CDS encoding extracellular solute-binding protein, coding for MKVWQRFGIFALLGLLLSWLISCSSPSTTSETSTGGKAEVEFWTMQLQPQFTDYFNTLIANFERENPTVKIRWVDVPWAAMESKILTAVSAKTAPDVVNLNPDFASQLAARDAWLLLDDKIPEAVRRQYLPNIWKANTLDGKSFGIPWYLTTRVSIYNQDLFRQAGVTKPPATYTELAEVARQIHDKTGKYAFFVTFVPEDSNEVLQSFIQMGVPLVDAQGKAGFNTPDGKAVFQY
- a CDS encoding translocation/assembly module TamB domain-containing protein, which encodes MLITSGVVTIGAAAGTWWLHRFVTNELSPLLSRELSKTLDRPVVVGAVEGYSLTGVRVGQSSIPATSTDPDRADIAAIAVTFNPLQLLTRNIDLHLTLVEPTLYVEQEQTGVWVRIPIQPEEPPGLIQSRIASVRVDRGRLSLSPAPRPGMTRQAITVTPVNGTGVVTGRNQTEQIVLNINLNAATGGGLTVQGDVFPAQGRTNLQLRLQQVALAEIGQLIQKPWQITAPDTDNPDFLPVMLQSGQVTGIVAVQSQPEQFPRLTGTVDVTNAAVKVVGFPEVITVSKGRVRLQGERLQLENVTGEVAGATVRVAGHLNTQYLDSTTPPTEGDTSFFDLTGQVQAVNAASLLRRFGVKLPFSIVGKVQGDFQVTGAPQQPVFTGGVTTATPLKVDRLTFSNIRTAFRVADGVLSISSLQAALSTGGTLTGDGRISLSPEGTVQAKATLVDVDGDQLLKLYAAAVSPDFTLGKLRADGQVSGSFKNLRGDIRWRAPMATYPGSGRIVLAGDRILFQDTRLAVDGGTLQAQGEIRNGAWQANVTTDTLQLGRITPNLQGAVSGRIALSGRLAALRADAIRADGDLVLSQGLATVKQPITAGFAEPLTASFTWDGQQLFLRRVSSDRLSASGSITTSRRDNTLAVTGLNLALRVRDLDLATLPGTAGRSLASGLASFTGQVSGNLTNPNVTGVLTVNRLGINQPQGSPIRVNQAIANFSWNGQRLLLRNVNADGLMAKGTINTSVQGGIPQVTSLNLQVSARDYDLRSLPIPASTLRQAGITALGGRASLDGRITGTLAALTIDSTVTVNQLALSRTGLSPLRVNQLAAALRWDGRTLYVRNATVDDSSLSGTIATNAQGGFPSRITALDLQLSLRDYNLAALPIPPINSPQGKLTPQGRFTYAGRLTGNLDDLNLSGTLTLNQVALNQPTGKPVVAWDSAVFNGGITGAIAALRARGNLRVENLQALGSPFEPSLAGTIDYTIGKGGNLSIAGRRDRVTVALGADNVPTAFYVKRDQSIAEGSRQGDRLRLNLTEVPVTDLQWRPVPGYGAVAGVVSGNLNVNLRQGTGFGRVTIKKPALGHLTADSFSGNISYLNGVVTLTDSEFQIGQGRYAVTASAKVGAIPQFNSTITIANGTLNDLFTALKWFDLTDIARGLQPPAFDRATDLLIYPVGSDDPNTRLNAQLQRLSEIDKLLSQQIQAQRLSLIPDLRQVQGTISGTVNVASNPNAGLTATFDLQGANWRLTPYQADQVTIKGDFKDDILTLQPLRFSSTDGTAFLTYAGPLSLKTLSGQVRFQNLPLDNVINYFELPLPVSGKLNGTVALSGKLLEPRFSGQLGLVDGLLNDEEIEKAIANFNYGSRRVNFRSVLTIQGPEPLVVEGSLPAILPFDLSPPTADANRIALKADLNNEGLALLNIFSKQFTWVDGRGNVSLEVNGDLEQAAADNPSPLVIRGTLALQDASFRAQGLPDTITNVTGKALFTGDRLFVERIEGRYNKGTIVINGSLPISELPGQLPANGNQDNGLPAVQSPSVNQPPLTFNMTDISLNIKGKYRGQANGTVQVTGGVLNPILSGNVTLTDGIVFLAGEDAPPPQNGIPDNVTAGVADSENALVQPPEFDNLRITLGNRVVISSPPLLSFVAKGDLFISGTFADLRPTGTIRLEAGQVNIGLAQLNLARGFENTATFTPRQGLDPILKIRLITSVQEVFRRPIAIPSVTGFTSSEQAELPAGALGALQTVRIRAEVDGPASQLQDKLTLTSSPPRTREELIALLGGTSNLEQGDSRSLEILAGTVLLTQLQGLIGNAIGLTDFRLFPTLVGTSNRREDARRSGTSSLGLAAEIGTDITDNLSVSLLQVLGSNQPTQYNLRYRLDDQFLLRGSTDFAGDSRAVIEFSTRF